A single window of Flavobacterium sp. 140616W15 DNA harbors:
- a CDS encoding AraC family transcriptional regulator, protein MESFNYEFLLKNATYTLLGYFYERLRDDSSTMKSLFEKDVVAVMKSQDFLLSDLLIPFPGIIKLAEIANMSVSKFSSLYKNIYGKSPALFFKIEKLELANELLAKGDFSSIGDLAYTLGYSKVAYFSSIYKNHFGVLPDIV, encoded by the coding sequence ATGGAAAGCTTTAATTATGAGTTTCTTTTAAAAAATGCTACCTATACTTTATTGGGATATTTTTATGAAAGACTAAGAGATGACAGTTCTACTATGAAATCATTGTTTGAAAAAGATGTCGTTGCTGTTATGAAAAGCCAGGATTTTTTATTATCAGATCTTCTAATTCCTTTTCCAGGAATAATAAAATTAGCTGAAATTGCTAATATGTCAGTTTCTAAATTTTCAAGTCTGTATAAAAACATATACGGAAAAAGCCCTGCTTTGTTTTTTAAAATTGAAAAATTAGAATTAGCCAATGAACTTTTAGCAAAAGGGGATTTTAGCTCAATTGGTGATTTAGCTTATACATTAGGATATAGTAAAGTAGCTTATTTTTCTTCTATTTATAAAAATCACTTTGGCGTTTTGCCTGATATTGTTTAG
- a CDS encoding helix-turn-helix transcriptional regulator has protein sequence MKVVEQDFDSSPDWVGVIANAMGGVVDGNFIRGDNDIYKGTHLILNIEEEIIAMLVDVSFKQTLLLKHKNNTDTSFVVLSFFMYNSDVELVMNKKPTRFGKLDYNFLMIDGALDVDHIIEKETNLYCIYVIIKKTIFREYLKNVCKIKEDIIFDSKKNTIINVDRMSYQSQVLINDFRKMAPDNPYYEMSFKALTYALINNYLEQLKTKKTILGEVVNDDIKRIIVSKKFLQKNINEAFPGIDFLAAKALMSPTKYKLLFTKVLGSSPAVYFHDSKLKKAKELIETKQYTVGEVSDQLNYSSASYLAKKFTNVYGISPKEYQNLL, from the coding sequence CAGCAGTCCCGATTGGGTAGGAGTTATAGCAAATGCTATGGGAGGTGTTGTAGATGGTAATTTTATAAGAGGGGATAATGATATCTATAAAGGAACACATTTAATTTTAAATATAGAAGAAGAAATTATAGCGATGCTGGTTGATGTAAGTTTTAAACAAACGTTATTGTTAAAACATAAGAATAATACGGATACGAGTTTTGTGGTTTTATCTTTCTTTATGTATAATTCAGATGTTGAGCTTGTTATGAATAAAAAACCAACACGATTTGGAAAGTTGGACTATAATTTTTTGATGATAGATGGCGCATTAGATGTAGATCATATCATTGAAAAAGAAACTAATTTGTATTGTATTTATGTCATTATAAAAAAAACTATTTTTAGAGAGTATTTAAAGAATGTTTGTAAAATTAAAGAAGATATTATTTTCGACTCTAAAAAGAATACAATTATCAACGTAGACAGAATGAGTTATCAAAGTCAGGTTTTAATAAATGATTTTAGAAAAATGGCACCAGATAACCCCTATTATGAGATGAGTTTTAAAGCGCTTACTTATGCATTAATAAATAACTATTTAGAGCAGTTAAAGACAAAAAAAACGATCCTTGGTGAAGTTGTTAATGATGACATAAAAAGAATAATCGTTTCTAAGAAATTTTTACAAAAAAACATCAATGAAGCATTTCCTGGTATTGATTTTTTGGCTGCCAAAGCACTAATGTCACCAACTAAGTATAAACTACTATTTACTAAAGTTTTAGGGTCGTCTCCAGCAGTATATTTTCATGATAGTAAATTAAAAAAAGCAAAAGAACTCATAGAAACAAAGCAATATACAGTAGGAGAAGTTTCAGATCAATTAAATTACTCCAGTGCCTCTTATTTGGCAAAAAAGTTTACTAATGTATATGGAATTTCTCCAAAAGAATATCAGAATTTATTATAA